The genomic segment AGTTTTTGTGGCCGGAAGAAATCACCGGCCCTAATCTGAACCGCAACTCCCTGGTGTTTACTCTGTCCCATGCCGGCAAGCGAGTCCTAATCATGGGCGATGTGGGCAGCGAGGTGGAGAAAGCCTTGATGCGGCAGGGGGCACTTGATTGGGAAAATGGGCTACACGTTCTGATTGCCGGACATCATGGATCGAAAAATACCAGCTGCACGGATTTTCTGCACCAAGTATCGCCAGAGCACTCAATCATATGCATAGACAAAAATAATATCCGCGGTTATCCGGATTCGAACACAGTGAATAGGCTGGAACGATACAGTGATTATGTGCACAGATCGTGGAACGGGGATGTGGTGATTTCGGTGGGCAGTGGACAGTAGGCTGGATAAATCGGCTGCTTCTGACACAGGCCGTGGCACCAGACAACGACAACAGGGGATGAGACAGTGAGCGGACAGGACAATGGATCCAAGACAAGTAATGGGGATGGGGAAATCAGCAGAAGAGAGGTTGTCTACCTGCAGCCTGCCGAATACGCCTATGCCGGCGACGATGAGATCAGCCTTGTGGACTTATGGCTGATCCTAACGCGGAGGAAATGGACGATTGTCGGCATTACGGTGCTCTGTCTTGCCCTTGGGCTGGCATATGCCTTGATCAAATCCGAGACCTTCGAATATCGGACTGGTATCGAGCTGGCCAGGGTTCATGGCGGGCCGGGGTCCGGCGGGCTTGAGTTGGTTTTTCCCAAGGATGAAAGCGTGGTTATGCTTCAGGATTTGCTTATTCCTCAAGCTCGAGAAAACATTTTCGGAAAAGAAGAAGGGCAGAGATTTAAGGTTGAAGTAAATAAAGAGGCTTCAGATAATACTGTACTTTTAAAAACTGAAGCAGAGTCTCAAGATAGAAAGAAAGTTGAAAAGCTACATCAGAGTATAGCGGATGCACTGGCAAAGAGGCATGTCACAGAGCTGCAAAAAAAGATAAAGTTATATATAAGCCCTTTTCAATCCCGTGTGGAGTTGCTAAATGAACAAATAGATACACTTGAGCAGCAGCTTAAGGAGATGTCTGAACATTCATACAGTGCACAAAATGAAAATAGTCTGGTTATAGCCCAGCAAATGGGCGATATACGAGAAGAGTTGGCAAGCGTACGCGTTCAGCGATCCAATGAGAAAAGTGCTGTGGAAACCATCCGGGAGGCCAGCCACCC from the Desulfovermiculus halophilus DSM 18834 genome contains:
- a CDS encoding Wzz/FepE/Etk N-terminal domain-containing protein, whose amino-acid sequence is MSGQDNGSKTSNGDGEISRREVVYLQPAEYAYAGDDEISLVDLWLILTRRKWTIVGITVLCLALGLAYALIKSETFEYRTGIELARVHGGPGSGGLELVFPKDESVVMLQDLLIPQARENIFGKEEGQRFKVEVNKEASDNTVLLKTEAESQDRKKVEKLHQSIADALAKRHVTELQKKIKLYISPFQSRVELLNEQIDTLEQQLKEMSEHSYSAQNENSLVIAQQMGDIREELASVRVQRSNEKSAVETIREASHPTRVSFLASESYEPVGMGNAVIVALSLVVGVILGVFAAFFRQFLANVRAASSQR